The Euzebya sp. DNA window AGCTTGCGCCGCAACCCGACGGCCTCGGGATCAGCCGTCGACTCGAGCGCCGCGAGGACGTCGACGAGCCGCCCGCCGCCAGCCGCCACGCGGCGGACGGCGGCCGCCAGCACCGCCCCGTCGACATCCGAGGGGGTCGTGCGGGTCAGGAGCGTCAGGAAGCCGAGCGCGACGCGGATGCCGTCCTCCCCGGCGAACACCCGGAGCGGGTCCAGGCCGACGTCGCCCGGCTCGTCCAGATCGACCACGCAGGTGTCGGCCCCGGCGTCGGCGGCCATCGCACCGGCGAGGCGGACGTACTCGCCGCTCGCGGTGCGGTCCAGCGTGACCACCCGGCCGCCTCGCGCCACGGTGCCCAGCGCCAGCCGCTTGACGAAGTAGGACTTGCCGCTCCCCAGCGCGCCGAAGACCCCGAGAGACCCGGAGCGGTTCGTGGCCGGCCCGTGTGCGGGGTCGATCAGGACGGCCCGCGCCTGCCCGCTGTGGGCGTCGACCCCGATCGGGATGCCGCGCGGGTCGCCGACCGCGCTGCCCGCGACCGGGGCGCCGGCAGCCAGGTCGCGGGGCAGGAGGTGCTGGGTGTAGTCGTCGCACACCGGGGGCGCGGCGGCGCCGGGCAGCGCGGCCGTGTGCAGGGCGACCTGCCCGCCGGTCGGGCGGTGGACGGCGTACCCCCACGGCTGGAGCAGGTCACCGAGCTGGGCGGCGCGCGCATCGACCTCAGCGGGGGTCCGGCCGGTGACGCTGAAGGCGATCGTGACCTGCAGCTCCGGGTCCCCGGGGTTGGCCGCCAGGGCGGCCTGCTCGTCGTCGACCCCGTCGAGCGCCGCCGCGAGGCTCCGGGGCGGTCCGGCCGGCTCGCCCTCGTACTCGGCGTACTGGGCGGTCAGCTGGCGCTGCTGGCGACGGGCGCGGAGCTGCGCCTCGGCGTTGCCGACGGCGTGGATGCGCGCCACCCAGTCCACGCCGAACGGGGCGAGGTCCGCCACCGTGAACCACTCGCCGCCGCCCGGGTGCTGGAAGGCCGACGGCATCTCGGAGACGACAGCGGTGGCCTGGTACCCGGTGCCGCGCTCGGTGTCGATCCGCAGGTAGCGCCGGTGTCGCGGCCGGTCGGGGTCGTCACCCCGACCGCCCTCCCACAGGACCGCGTCGTCAGGTGGGGTCCCCACGGGTGTGGTGTGCCCTGCGGGCGGCGGAGGATCGGCGATGCCGCGGAGGACGGCGCGCCGGTACAGCCACGCGATCTCAGGGGGTGCGACCGGGGTCACGTGGAGGACGCGCTCGAGGCGCTGGCCGAGGTCTCGTGTGGCCTGGACGGCGACACGGCCGTCCGCGCGCGCAGGACGGGGTCCCCCGGCCCCGAAGCGCCGGGCCACCGACTCGACCGCCGCGGCGAGCACGGTGCCCGCGCGGGGCGGCACGATCCGGGCCGCCACGTACAGGCGGCGCTCCACGCAGCCGTACCCCACCAGCGCGGCCAGGTCGGCAGACGCGGCGCGCCGCCACCGCTCGGCGGCGCGGGCCGGCACCCCGGCGGACACGCGTCGGGCCAGCTCCTCTGCCGGGACGGGCACGCAGGTGCTGATCAGCTGCGCGTCGGCGGGTAGGGCGACCAACGCCTCGCGGACGCGGGCGTGCAGGGCGAGCTTGTCGTCGGTCGACGCGAAGGGGTACGTCGGCAGTCCCACGCGCCAGACGGCCCACACCGAGCCGTCCCAGGCCCACACGCGGTTGGCCTCCAGGCGTCGGGCGGGGGTCACCGCCCCCTCCCCTCGCTGGCGCGAGGGGAGCGCCCCCCGGCCTGTCCCCTGACCGCTCGCACGCTCACGGTCACAGCTGGCGGAGGGTGAAGGTCAACGGGCGCTCGGCCCCGACGCGTCGGCCCGCCCGCAGCCCTCGGCGTGGCCGCGTCGCGTACGCGAGCAGGCCCATGGCGTAGCGGAGGGGGGACCGGCCCTCGACGCGGGCGTGGCGCACGGCCCAGGCGGCCAGGACCGGCAGGACCATCGCGACGACCAGGTCGAGCGGCCCGGGGAGGACCGCCCACCACCGCCGGGTCAGGATCTCTGCGGTGGCGAGGCCCACCAGGACAAGGACCTGCACCGGGGTCAGCGGGGTAGGCAGCGCGTAGCCGCCGACCTTGCCGATCACGAGCGGGAAGCGTCGGGCGTGGGTGTAGGTCCGGCACTCGATCACGGCGCACCGCCCGCGGCACCGGTCTGGATCCAGGTGTCCGCGTCGACGTCGACGCGCTGCTCGAGCACGTCGATGTTGGCGGTGGCCCACACGACGACGCCGGCCATGACGACCGCCGTCACGGTGGGCACCAGGGCCTTGGTCCGCCACCACACGGCGGCCACGTAGATCGCGGCGGCCGCGGCGATGGCGGCGGTGATGACGCTCGAGACGTCGGCGATCATCCGGGTGAGGAAGTCGGTCATGTCAACGCTCTCCTGTCGGGGGTGTCGTGTCTGTCGGGGGTGTCGGAGGTGCCGGGGCCCGCAGGGGGAGCGCCGGCAGGAGCTGGGCGACCTGCCACCGTGCGTCGGCGCGCCGGAGCAGCAGGGGGTAGTGCATGAGCGCGACCGCGCCGTCGTCCCGCACCACGAGGACCTCGGCGAGCACCGCCACGTGCCGGTCGTCCACCGCGCCGCTGGCGATGCGCCGCAGCTCGACGTCGGCGACGGCCGGCGGTCCGGCGGGCACGTCGGCGACGGCGGCCACGTAGCGGTCCACGTCCCCCGCGGTCCCGAGCCACGCGGCGAGGAACCCCGCCGTCGTCACCGCGACCTCGTCGTCGGAGGGGGGGCGCAGCGGGGAGACGGCCGGCGGGGTCGCGAGCCGGGACCCCGGACCTGGCCCGACGAGGGCGGGGAGGGTCTCGACCACCAGGTCACCATCGACCTCGGCGACGGTCACCTGCCAGCGCTCGACCCCCCGGTCGCGTGCGACGCCGACGACCACGCCCCACCGCCCCCGGCCGGCCGGTCGCGCCGCGACGGCGCTGATCTGCCCCAGCGGCGCCGCGGCAGCGCGGGCGGCCGCGATCTGCTGGGCGGTCGTGAGGCCCTCGAGCACCTCGGCGGGGGTCGGCGCCGCCACGGCAGGCCGC harbors:
- a CDS encoding ATP-binding protein, whose amino-acid sequence is MTPARRLEANRVWAWDGSVWAVWRVGLPTYPFASTDDKLALHARVREALVALPADAQLISTCVPVPAEELARRVSAGVPARAAERWRRAASADLAALVGYGCVERRLYVAARIVPPRAGTVLAAAVESVARRFGAGGPRPARADGRVAVQATRDLGQRLERVLHVTPVAPPEIAWLYRRAVLRGIADPPPPAGHTTPVGTPPDDAVLWEGGRGDDPDRPRHRRYLRIDTERGTGYQATAVVSEMPSAFQHPGGGEWFTVADLAPFGVDWVARIHAVGNAEAQLRARRQQRQLTAQYAEYEGEPAGPPRSLAAALDGVDDEQAALAANPGDPELQVTIAFSVTGRTPAEVDARAAQLGDLLQPWGYAVHRPTGGQVALHTAALPGAAAPPVCDDYTQHLLPRDLAAGAPVAGSAVGDPRGIPIGVDAHSGQARAVLIDPAHGPATNRSGSLGVFGALGSGKSYFVKRLALGTVARGGRVVTLDRTASGEYVRLAGAMAADAGADTCVVDLDEPGDVGLDPLRVFAGEDGIRVALGFLTLLTRTTPSDVDGAVLAAAVRRVAAGGGRLVDVLAALESTADPEAVGLRRKLAVHADQPLAQLVFGDRPPLRLDADYICFHAAGLSLPDRDAVVHEHLARQVLPEQLFAQALLYLVAAVARALTFADPRTFGATLVDEAWALTASPQGRQLLLDSIRDGRKHNAAVWLLSQHPDDLGDDALSHLLGMRALFRQSRGAAPAALRFMGLDATDDLVGLLSAELQTGQCLFRDVADRIGVVQVLPAASSDVRAALDTTPEAAA
- a CDS encoding TcpE family conjugal transfer membrane protein; this encodes MIECRTYTHARRFPLVIGKVGGYALPTPLTPVQVLVLVGLATAEILTRRWWAVLPGPLDLVVAMVLPVLAAWAVRHARVEGRSPLRYAMGLLAYATRPRRGLRAGRRVGAERPLTFTLRQL